In one Nicotiana tomentosiformis chromosome 6, ASM39032v3, whole genome shotgun sequence genomic region, the following are encoded:
- the LOC138893691 gene encoding uncharacterized protein: MRGRGYSRGRGRGRGATRTAVRATPVDPPIALTQEQVPDMVEPVGLALAPAMPIVIAGLQEALSKILTMCTSLAQAVSVPAATATFQAGGGSSDSYSGSQGHPQYLPPLSERGCFKCGDLGHLKRHCPRFREAARGHPRRGDRLGGGQAIYALPARPDAVASDTMITGIVSVCDSDASALFDPGSTYSYVSSYFARYMDMNYESLVSSVHVSTPVGDTIIVDRIYRSCVVTIEGLKTRVDLLLLSMVDFDVILGMNWLSPCHAILDCHTKTMTLAITGLPMIEWRGSLDYVPSRVILYLKAQQIVKKGCLSYIVFVRDVGADTPTIDSVLVVRDCPDVFPAELPGIPPDRDIDFGIDLMLGTQPISIPLYCMVPAELKILKEQL; this comes from the exons ATGAGAGGCCGAGGTTACAGCAGGGGacgtggtaggggtagaggtgcaactCGTACAGCAGTTAGAGCAACACCTGTAGATCCACCAATTGCTCTAACTCAGGAGCAGGTACCAGATATGGTTGAGCCAGTGGGTCTAGCTCTGGCACCGGCTATGCCCATTGTGATTGCAGGGCTTCAGGAGGCTTTGTCTAAGATTTTGACTATGtgcaccagccttgctcaggcagtttcTGTTCCAGCCGCAACAGCCACCTtccaggccgggggag gttcttctgacagttattctggttctcaggGTCACCCTCAGTACTTGCCGCCATTGTCTGAGAggggttgttttaagtgtggagatttgggtcactTAAAGAGACATTGCCCTCGCTTTCGGGAG gcagctaggggtcaccctagaAGGGGAGACCGATTAGGTGGCGGCCAAGCgatctatgctcttcctgccagaccagatgccgttgcttcagacacaatgatcacaggtattgtctcagtatgcgaCAGTGATGCTTctgcattatttgaccctggttccacttattcgtatgtatcatcatattttgctcgttatatGGATATGAACTATGAGTCCCTAgtctcatctgttcatgtatctacgccggtaggcgatactattattgtggaccgtatatatcggtcatgtgtagtgaccaTTGAGGGATtgaagactagagttgatctcttattacttagtatggttgatttcgacgtgatcttgggtatgaattggttgtctccatgtcatgccattctggattgtcacactaagactatGACATTGGCGATTACGGGGTTGCCAATgatagagtggagaggttctctagactatgtacccagcagagtgattttatatttgaaggcccaacagataGTTAAGAAGGGGTGCTTATCTTATATAGTCTTTGTAAGGGATGTTGgagctgatactcctactattgattctgttttgGTGGTGCGAGACtgtccggatgtgtttcctgcagaacTGCCGGGAAtaccgcccgacagggatattgactttggtattgacttgatgctgggcactcagcccatttctattcctctgtactGTATGGTGCCGGCTGAGTTGAAAatattgaaagagcagctttag